DNA sequence from the Glycine soja cultivar W05 chromosome 18, ASM419377v2, whole genome shotgun sequence genome:
ATGAATTCACAATTATTCATGTTTGAATTATGTTAATAAGAACATTTTGTTAAAGataaattatcttattattataatttatgtaattagtaattttttttaagtgttcattactttaaaaaaatactaacaagCAATAGAGGCAGTACAGTCTGCAACGTACAGGAAGATTACTATATACAGTCAAAACAGTGACATCATGAAGTTTTGCAAAGCTGTTTCATTCGTTTATTTGCAGAGGGGTTATTGAAGTTTTGGCTTGGGAGCAGTTATTAGTAGCTATTGTTATTCAATGTCATCTTTTACTGTTCCATTTATAATAATGGTCCTGCACATTGCACAAGCATGTGCGTCTGATTACGTTACATGACTTGAAGTTAACTTGAATTTACATGACTTTTCTATTTTAactttcactattttttttttcttttttgctttcaaataaaaatactcTTCTATACTTCTATAGATATGCACATACAATTTAATCTTGTTTAAATGGTGAAAATTGCATATATGTTCAACTAATGTAAACATCAATGAAAAATTAAGTAGCTAATATAAGTTTTGTGATGTCACTAAATAAACTTATCATCCAATGGTTATATATATGAGAGTTACCAATACTTGGAAACTGGAAAGTCTCTCTCAGACAGCACATGAACATGTGATATTGAACGTGGGGCCATGTGAGTACTGTTATGAAAGGCTGGCTTGGATGTGTCTGtttgcagagagagagagagagagtcaagGAATATTGTTCTCCATCAATAAATTCTAAACACATGTATCTAAAAAAGCCAATCATTGTTTTAGCTTCCACAAGCTTTGAGCTCGCTCTCTTACTATATAGTTAAGCCTTCACTGTTAGCAGTTGGCAatatcaccaacaagtaagtttAAACACTAGCACCTAATTAAGCTACGAAAAATGTCATTAATTTCTTGTTATTCATTCAATTACCATTAAAACAGAATGTTAAAAGTCTAGCTGCACTGAATAATTGCCCAATGTTCAAGAATTAGACCATATATATATGGTTGGCCAGGTAACAAAACTTTTGCGGAAATGAATTCTCTGCATTCACGCATTCATGAATTTGAACCTTTgaataaatattgatattttgaattaaacttatcaaaataaattatgagtagcttgatttatatttaatggTTGCGATCAGCTGAATGTGTGAATGCGGAAATTTTCTGACTGCACGAACTCTAGGTCACACATTGAAGAGCTTTAGGAGTCTCTAGCGAGTGTATTCTCTAGCATAAATACTTGCAACTAAAGTTCTTAAGTAAATGcttaagaaattataattatttatatatatatatatatatatatatatatatagattcttGAAACCTGCATCGTCTATATGACATTatattaaaaggaaaacaattatCACACTAGATTACTagaatatcattaattaataatcttcAGGCCACCTCTGATTGGCATTGCATTAGACTATGTACAATTGGAGTGAAGCATAGCTTCTCCATTAGATGCAAACTTCATACATTCTTAATTGATTGAGTTATCCGAGAAATTGTAGGAACATGTAGAAGATCCATGTGAGACCACATTCTTAGGAGGTGGTGGTGAACTATGTGCTGTTAAACCTCCCTTCAATACATTAGGGTCTGCCCTTGAGGTCTCAAGGGGTCTAATTTCCTTTAGCATTGCAACAACATCCTTCATTGTTGGCCTCTCATCAGCTTTATTGCTTACACATAGAAATGACACTGCTAGAGTTTGTAGCATTTCATGCATGGTGGGATCAGCCCTCCCTCTAAGCTTTGTGTCAAGAATGTCAGAAGGGTCTCCTTTGCTAGACAAGTGGTTCCTAACCCACTGAACCAAGTGTGCACCCCCTGGTAGAGTTGGGTCTAATGGGTGCCTTCCTGTGAGAACCTCAAGTAGAACCATGCCAAAACTGTACACATCACTCTTTTCAGTTATAGGCTGCAGTGATGCATGCTCTGTGCATAAACCAAAAGAAACAGTACTATTCAAATTAGTACAGAAAAGGATAAAATGTGTCTTAAGTTTTAGTGAAAATTGGTTTTAGTTcttacaatttaaaaatagtGGTTTAGGtccttaattttttgaaatgtgATAGATTTGATCCCTCGtcacattaaaacaaaatacatgGTCTGAGACAAAATCCACCACATTTCAAAAATACGAGAACCAATCACTGTTTCTAAAAACATAGggactaaaatcaattttttaccaAGTGTAGATTCTTGAGTaacctaaaacatattttaccctacagaaaatcactcaattaattttagtagaaaaaataaaataaaataaaataccagGAGCCATGTATCCATATGAACCAGCAAGGTAGTGTCTTTGAAGTGGCTTGGAATCAGAATTGTCACCATTTTCAGTTGCAGTTCTTGCCAGGCCAAAGTCAGCAAGGTAAGGTTGATATCCAGGACCTAGTAACACATTCATGGCTTTGACATCTCCATGAATAATAGCAGGCAAACAATCATGGTGCAAATATGCGAGTGCATGAGCCACACCTAATATAACATCATATCTTGTCTCCCATTCAGCTTTTCCCTTTCCTGAACCATAGAGCAATGAGCTCAGACTTCCATTAGGGAGATAGTCATAAAAGAGCAGCTTCAGGTTCTTGTTTGATCCCCATCCAAGAAGCCTGATGATGTTCTTGTGCCTAATTGACCCCAATGTTTGAATCTCAGAATTGAATGCTCCAGACTCTTCTGATGACCACATCTTCTTAacagccagtgtttcaccattTGGAATTGTGACTTTGTACACAACTCCTGAGCTTCCAGTGCCAATCACATTGGCTGATGTCAAATTCATAACAATGTCATCAATGGAGAAATCAAGCTTCTGATACAAAGTCATCTCCCAAGTTTCATTTTCCATGAGCACCTTGCTGGCCATGTGAGTTCTGACTAAGACATAGATTGTGAGAAGAACAAGTACTGCACTGGTGCTTAAGAGAATGGACATAATGAACTTCATAGCTGATCTAGCATGACCTTTGTCACCAGGAGTTACAACACCTCCAGCAATGTAGAGACCTTGATTTTCAGCAAGATCACTAAGAGGAAGATTGTGAAAAAATAGGGTGTTGGGCAACTCACCAGAGAGGCCATTGAAGGAAACATTTAAGGAAACAAGATTCTCAAGGTCAGAAAGAGCATCTAAATTCCCTGAGAGCTTGTTATGTGAGAGATCAAGAACTCCTAGTTTGGTAAGACTAGAGAGCTGGGGAGGAATTTTACCAGAGAACTGGTTGCAGCTAAGGTTGAGAGAGATTGCCAGTGAAGGAATTAGACCAACTTCATTGGGAATTTCTCCATTGAAACTATTACTTCCCAGGTCCAGAAGTTGTAGCTTAGAGCAAGACAAGATCTCTGATGGGATTCTTCCACTCAGCTGATTGTTTCCAAGGTTGAGTTTGGTTAACTCAACCAGTGAACCAATGGTGTGACTCAATGCACCAGTTAGTCTGTTGTCTGACAAGTCAATCAACTGAAGGCTTTTGGGAAGAGAATCTGAAACAGAACCAGTGAGACTGTTGGAATGAAGGTCTAGAAACTCAAGATTCTGGCATCCTGATAGTGTTGGAGGAATCTCCCCATAAAGATGATTGCTGCTTAAGTCCATAAAGTTCAAACTCTTCAAGTTGCCAATCTCTGGTGGTATGTGACCTGCTAATCTATTGTGATTCAACCTCAGCCTGTAGAGGCTTGTGCAATTTCCTATATCAGGTGGTATAAAGCCTGACAAATCATTGGAAAGAAGCAGCAGTTTGGTGAGGTTCCTCAACCCAAATAGTTGTTTGGGTATTGGACCAATCAAGTTGTTGTAAGAGAGATCAATTGCCTCAAGTTCTTGGCACTCAGAAAGACTATCTGGAATGTTTCCTGTTAACTTATTCTTCCATGCAAAGAAAAGAGTTAAGTCTTTCATGTTGCCAATAAGATCAGGAATCTCACCAGAGAGAGCATTGTTGTCAAGTTCCAGTTGATTCAAAGAAGTGCAATTTGAAATCTCAGGAGGGATTATACCTGAGAGCTGATTGACACTTAGTTGAAGCTCTTGGAGATTTGAAAGGTTGCCAAAGCTCCTTGGTATGCTACCTGTGAGAAGGTTTTCTGATAAGTCTATGACTTTGATCTCTGTGCAGCTTCCAAGCTCTTCTGGGATTGTTCCAACTATATTGTTTTGCCACAGAAGCAGGCTCTTAAGCTTGCTGAGTTCTCCAATTTGGCTTGGTATTGAGCCTGAGATAGAGTTCTGATGCAAGTACAGGTTCTGCAACTCACTGCAATTGCCAATTTCTTCTGGAATGGGGCCTGACAATAGAGTTGTGTATATGGCTATGGTCTTGATATTTTTCAGCATTTTGATTGAATAAGGAAGGCTTCCTGAAATGCTGGTTTCTGCAAGGCCTAGCATGACCAAGTTGGTGCAGCTTCCAATCTCCCATGGGATCTCACCCTTGAGATTCTTGTTTCCACCTGCTCTGAAGACTTGGAGCTTTCTTAAGGAGCCAATGCTCTTTGGAATTTCACCACTGAGGTGGTTGTCATAGAGTGTCAAGTTCACAAGGCTTGTTAGATTGCCAATGTTGGAAGGAATGTTGCCTTGGAGGAAGTTTGTATGGAGAGACAAACTCTGCAGTTTCCTTAGGCTGCAAATTTCTTCTGGGAtttcaccaaagagagaattgCCACTGAGATCAACAAAGATGAGCTCTACATAGTCTCCAATCTCTTTTGGTATACTTCCTGTGAGGTTGGTTGATGAGAGGACAAGAATCTTCAAGGACCTTAGAGGTTGAAAATTTGAAGGCAATGAGCCTTGCAAGTTCACTGACTTCAGGCTTATCTCTATCACTTCTCCTTGTGAGTTGCAATACACCCCAAACCAGTTGCATGGGCTTGAGGCTGAAGGGTTCCATGATGCTAACACATCTGAAGTGATGTTTAAACTGTTTTTCCATGCTATAAGAGCTTGGCCTTGCTCATCAAGGGAGTAACAACATGGGAAAAAGAGAAGGGAGTTTAATGAGAGAAGCAAGGTGAAGGAGAAGATTTTGGGAGAAAGTGACAGATTCCTTAAGCTTCCAGGCATTGCTGAGAGAAGAGAACGGTTGATCTGTTTTGGGATTGTAGAGGGGGAAAACCCATGTTTTGTTTATagagggagaagagaagaagatcTGGGTCCAAGAGCTAgcttctttattcttttattattgtaATGGAAGTTGTTGTTTAATAATGAAAAAGATGGCCATACTCATACGCATACCCATGTTGTTTAGTTTTTTCATTCAGGTAAATTTTACTACTTTATATTGGTTCTTCATATTTAACCTCTCAAGTAAGtggttgaaattgaaattgaaattgaaatcttATGAATTCTGCAATCTGAATGGTCCCAACTTGTTACTCTTTGTTAGCTAGAATAGTGCTTCAAAAATAGTATTAGTAAACTGTCAGAGATGTTAAATGGTGGAGCTGAAAATCATGTAAAAAGATTTTTCTAAGTTTTTGCTCCCCACGTGGACACTAGCATTATTATCCTGCtttcttttctaaattatttgGTCATTATTTTTTCATCCTCTTATATTTAGTTGCCACGGTTGGCAGGAAACAAGGTAAATCTAGGTAGCACTAGACTAGGAAAATATGTAGATAGGAAAATGGCTTTTGAACTAATGGGACATTAAGGTTATTACCTCAATGGTAGTGATAGGCTGATCATCCAACACAACAGACAATATGATATTTCGTTATTTTTGAATGTTTTATAGCTCTTGATTTGTTTAGTGAAGAATATAACTTCTCCCTTTACTTGTCTAGGTTCACTTTTTGTGGTCCACCTATTTTATGTGTGGTTCAAGTTGACGAGGCATTCATGTTGTTATTAGTTGTAATCTTGTGTGTTTCCCAAGTGTAACTAAAGAATGCTATGAGTTTTTTCCACTATCAAAATGTGAAACTTAGTATCCATGTTTTTCAGCAGATAAGAAATGTATCCTTCTAAGGAGATAATCATGTTCGAGCCAAGTAGAATAAATGTGAGTGGTAAAactctaaatatttaatgtaactcTCAGAACTCGAACTTGAAACCAATTTTACTAAAACAACCTCATATTAATTTATCCATGCACCAGTAACATGGCATCCATGTTTACTCTCAAATAGATTTACCCAATTTTTTTAGTACTTTTGTGATAatagacattttttttagttcattaTAAAGGGACTAACTGGGATTTGTTTATACATAGATGGAAGAAGTGCCTGAGGAATCTGATGGAGAAGTGAAGTGCACATGGAGGAGAGGAATACGCTTAATTAAAAAGAGATTTAATAATGTGCAAGATCTGGTCACATTGTCTGGTGGTCTTTACtttaaagaatgaattgaaaacaatgaaaggTATGCTGGCCTTGAATGGAAGGGACACCAATGCAGCCTCTTCAATATTCAATTGATAAATTCACTAATCAATACTAGATGACTTGCAGCAAATCAAAGATCAACTATCTCTTTAAATACTCTGTAGTTTGTCAGCCTCTTTGTAGCTTAGTGAGCTTAATGAATTCACGGGCTAAAACtaggaaaataatgaaattagaaAAGTTTTACGTTCTTGTTTTATAGTGAGCTTGCATAGTTTTATTCATAAAGCTAAGATAAGGTGTAATTGttgttgattttcttttatgatatatgttgtgtttggatgagcttgtcaataagttaattttaaagaagtttttttgttgaatttgtctaagaaattattttaacttgtccataagctaattttaatttatgagtaatttttttccaccttatttctttctcttacaAGCACTTATTAAAATGGCTTGTGAAGGCGATTTTTTCACTAGGGAATATGTGTGGTgtacgcttccttttgattcatAGCCAATTGATCACGCTTTTCAGATCAACAAAAGATGCCTTCCAAAGTAAAAGGTGAGCTTGCCATCTATGGTTAGATTTCAAAAACACTAGGAAGAGTGCAAAAGCTATTTCCCCCTTTCAGAGTGAAGCATGTAGATTACCCCTCTGAATATTTGTAAAAATTGAAGAATTTctgaaccaaaagaaaaaaaaggaagataaaGTCGGGTTTAGGTGCTCTCtaacatgataaaaaataagttatgaaaAGATAGTAATTCAATGAAGTCAATACAACATAACATGTGCATAGCTAATATGGTTTACTTCAAACCTTTCAATTATATGTATTGAGTGGAGGAGGATCCGCTTACTCATAAGAtactttagttaattttttattttttcattagttAAAAAACCTATTTGACTGTtcggtaaataattttttttaatagtttttagaaattttttaaaatgttacttaagtagtgttttttaaaatattaatttttagtttttatattttctttcagctctattttcaatatatttatctaatttcatagttactttttttaaat
Encoded proteins:
- the LOC114396420 gene encoding LRR receptor-like serine/threonine-protein kinase isoform X2, whose amino-acid sequence is MPGSLRNLSLSPKIFSFTLLLSLNSLLFFPCCYSLDEQGQALIAWKNSLNITSDVLASWNPSASSPCNWFGVYCNSQGEVIEISLKSVNLQGSLPSNFQPLRSLKILVLSSTNLTGSIPKEIGDYVELIFVDLSGNSLFGEIPEEICSLRKLQSLSLHTNFLQGNIPSNIGNLTSLVNLTLYDNHLSGEIPKSIGSLRKLQVFRAGGNKNLKGEIPWEIGSCTNLVMLGLAETSISGSLPYSIKMLKNIKTIAIYTTLLSGPIPEEIGNCSELQNLYLHQNSISGSIPSQIGELSKLKSLLLWQNNIVGTIPEELGSCTEIKVIDLSENLLTGSIPRSFGNLSNLQELQLSVNQLSGIIPPEISNCTSLNQLELDNNALSGEIPDLIGNMKDLTLFFAWKNKLTGNIPDSLSECQELEAIDLSYNNLIGPIPKQLFGLRNLTKLLLLSNDLSGFIPPDIGNCTSLYRLRLNHNRLAGHIPPEIGNLKSLNFMDLSSNHLYGEIPPTLSGCQNLEFLDLHSNSLTGSVSDSLPKSLQLIDLSDNRLTGALSHTIGSLVELTKLNLGNNQLSGRIPSEILSCSKLQLLDLGSNSFNGEIPNEVGLIPSLAISLNLSCNQFSGKIPPQLSSLTKLGVLDLSHNKLSGNLDALSDLENLVSLNVSFNGLSGELPNTLFFHNLPLSDLAENQGLYIAGGVVTPGDKGHARSAMKFIMSILLSTSAVLVLLTIYVLVRTHMASKVLMENETWEMTLYQKLDFSIDDIVMNLTSANVIGTGSSGVVYKVTIPNGETLAVKKMWSSEESGAFNSEIQTLGSIRHKNIIRLLGWGSNKNLKLLFYDYLPNGSLSSLLYGSGKGKAEWETRYDVILGVAHALAYLHHDCLPAIIHGDVKAMNVLLGPGYQPYLADFGLARTATENGDNSDSKPLQRHYLAGSYGYMAPVLAWFYLRFSQEGTH
- the LOC114396420 gene encoding LRR receptor-like serine/threonine-protein kinase isoform X1; this translates as MPGSLRNLSLSPKIFSFTLLLSLNSLLFFPCCYSLDEQGQALIAWKNSLNITSDVLASWNPSASSPCNWFGVYCNSQGEVIEISLKSVNLQGSLPSNFQPLRSLKILVLSSTNLTGSIPKEIGDYVELIFVDLSGNSLFGEIPEEICSLRKLQSLSLHTNFLQGNIPSNIGNLTSLVNLTLYDNHLSGEIPKSIGSLRKLQVFRAGGNKNLKGEIPWEIGSCTNLVMLGLAETSISGSLPYSIKMLKNIKTIAIYTTLLSGPIPEEIGNCSELQNLYLHQNSISGSIPSQIGELSKLKSLLLWQNNIVGTIPEELGSCTEIKVIDLSENLLTGSIPRSFGNLSNLQELQLSVNQLSGIIPPEISNCTSLNQLELDNNALSGEIPDLIGNMKDLTLFFAWKNKLTGNIPDSLSECQELEAIDLSYNNLIGPIPKQLFGLRNLTKLLLLSNDLSGFIPPDIGNCTSLYRLRLNHNRLAGHIPPEIGNLKSLNFMDLSSNHLYGEIPPTLSGCQNLEFLDLHSNSLTGSVSDSLPKSLQLIDLSDNRLTGALSHTIGSLVELTKLNLGNNQLSGRIPSEILSCSKLQLLDLGSNSFNGEIPNEVGLIPSLAISLNLSCNQFSGKIPPQLSSLTKLGVLDLSHNKLSGNLDALSDLENLVSLNVSFNGLSGELPNTLFFHNLPLSDLAENQGLYIAGGVVTPGDKGHARSAMKFIMSILLSTSAVLVLLTIYVLVRTHMASKVLMENETWEMTLYQKLDFSIDDIVMNLTSANVIGTGSSGVVYKVTIPNGETLAVKKMWSSEESGAFNSEIQTLGSIRHKNIIRLLGWGSNKNLKLLFYDYLPNGSLSSLLYGSGKGKAEWETRYDVILGVAHALAYLHHDCLPAIIHGDVKAMNVLLGPGYQPYLADFGLARTATENGDNSDSKPLQRHYLAGSYGYMAPEHASLQPITEKSDVYSFGMVLLEVLTGRHPLDPTLPGGAHLVQWVRNHLSSKGDPSDILDTKLRGRADPTMHEMLQTLAVSFLCVSNKADERPTMKDVVAMLKEIRPLETSRADPNVLKGGLTAHSSPPPPKNVVSHGSSTCSYNFSDNSIN